From the Aerococcus viridans genome, the window CCCTCGGAATATTTTCATCTTTAAATCGATTAGCCTCTTGAATAGTTTGGCGCTTCTTTAGTGATTTGTACATCATGCGGATGCGATTCGATTAAACCAGCACCTGTCATGCGAATAAATTGTGCATGTTGACGTAAGTCTTCAACTGTTGCAGCACCGCAATAGCCCATACCTGATTCAATACCACCAAGTAATTGGAAGATAATACCTGAAACTGAACCCTTATAAGCAACGCGTCCTTCGATGCCTTCAGGCACTAATTTGTTGGCTTCGTTGACTTCACCTTGGAAGTAACGGTCCGCAGAACCCTTTTTCATAGCCCCTAATGAACCCATACCACGGTAAGTTTTAAATTGACGTCCTTGGAAGATTTCTAATTCCCCAGGTGCTTCGTCAGTACCCGCTAACATTGATCCTAACATCACTGCATGGCCACCAGCCGCTAAAGCTTTGACAATATCACCTGAGAATTTGATCCCACCATCCGCAATAATGGTCTTGCCGTATTCGTTGGCTACACTAGCCGCGTCATATACCGCTGTGATTTGTGGTACCCCAACACCTGCAACCACACGTGTTGTACAAATTGAACCAGGCCCAATCCCTACTTTAACCACGTCTACACCTGCTTCATATAAAGCACGCGTACCTTCAGCTGTCGCTACATTTCCAGCGATTAAAGTAGCTTCTGGGAACTCTTGGCGAATTTGTGCAATTTTACGTAAAACCCCTGCAGAGTGACCATGTGCAGTATCGATTACAATCGCATCTGCACCTGCTTCAAGTAAAGCAGCCACACGTTCAAATGTATCTGAAGTAACCCCAACTGCCGCACCCACAATCAAACGACCTTTTGCGTCTTTAGCAGAATTTGGATAGTCTGTTACCCGTTCAATATCTTTAATGGTGACTAAGCCAGTTAAACGGCCTTGGTCATCAACTAGTAATAATTTCTCTATACGGTTTTCGTATAAGATATGGCTTGCTTCTTCTAAAGAAGTCCCTTGTGGTGCAACCACTAAGTCATCCTTAGTCATGACATTTTCAATGGCTTGGTCATGATTTTCCAAGAAACGGATGTCACGGTTTGTTAAGATCCCCAACAATTTGTGGTCTTCTTCATTGTTGATGATGGGTACACCAGAAATCCGGTAACGACCCATCAATGCCACTGCTTCTTTCACAGAAGATTCAGGGAATAAGTAGAATGGATCTGAAATGACACCTGATTCTGAACGCTTCACCTTACGTACTTCATCCGCTTGTTGGGCAATTGTCATGTTTTTGTGAATAATACCAAGTCCACCTTGGCGTGCCATAGCGATGGCCATGCTCGCATCCGTTACAGTATCCATTGAAGCTGAAAGGATTGGAATATTTAATTTCAAGTTGGGTGCCAACTGTACGCCTAAGTCTACCTCGTTAGGCAACACCTCTGAATGTGCTGGCAATAGTAAGACATCATCAAATGTTAAGCCCTCTTTAGCGAACTTGTTTTCCCATGCAGTAGTCATTGTCATTCATTCCCCTTTTCTGTATAAAATTGATTTTTACTATCCTACCACCATACACCAACAAGGTCAACCTTATATTTCGTAAATAAATGGATTTTTTTTATATATTAAAGATATAGTTCGCTTTTTATTTGTTTGAAAAAGGAATATGTGGTTTTAAAAACTTGTATCAAATTTTAACGTTCGGAAATCGGCTAGAGGCATCATCTCTTCTTTTACCTAGATATATTTACCTTATACCTATAGCAAAAACCATTGTTAACAAGACCCCTATAAACCTATGACACAATGACATACTTTTTCAACATACAAATCCAATATTTATACGACACAAAAAGCCGTGACATTAAGTCACGACCTTTGATTGATTATTCGTATAAGTTTGCCAGGGAAAAATCAAAACACTTAGATTCTTTCCATTATGGCTTGTTTGAAGGCTTCTGGGTCTACTGTTTCAACGAAGGCATGGTCTTCGATGAAAATCGTTGGCACCGCGTCAACACCGACTGCTTGTGCTTCTTCAAATACGCGGGCTGCCAGTTCGCTATTGTCTTGTTGCACACGTCCTTGTTGGGCTAAATAGGCTTCAACTTTATCAAGATCTAGACGCGCCCAGTCATTTTGCGAACGAAGGTATTGGTTTGCCACAGTATAGGCTGCTTCTTGGTTGTCGTAGTCGATGTAATCATGGACCAGATTACCTTTCTGTAGACGCGGACTGGTTTTATCATAGTGCTTCAAAATCCGTTGCACCTGCCCTGTTTGAATTAATGGATCTAGGAAGAAGGCGAATTGCTCCTGATAATTTAAGGCATCCGGACAAGCGAGGTTGTAGTATTCAACGACTTTAACCTTAGCTGTATCTTTTCCAAGTTTAATCGCATCTTGATAGGTGATTTTATCTGTTTGAAAGGTCATTTAAATGCCTCCTTATTATTTTTTCCTTACTGGGCAATTTGTTCGTCTAAGTAATCGATTAATTCAGCTGCTGCATTTGGCCCCACAAAAGCTTTGTCATTATTTACGACGATTGTTGGGGTTGCTGTACCGCCAAGCGCTTCAAATTCAGCTTTAACGACATCGTTTTGCAGGCGGTTGCCTTGGTATTGGTAAGATAGTGTTTCAATAGCATAGTCTACGATGCCACCAAAGTCTGTCGTTTTCCATTCACCATGACGGGCGAAGATTTCTTTGAATTGTTTGTAGGCTTTTTCTTGGTCCTTATAGTCTACAAAGCGGTTAATTACTTCCCCTTTAGCTAAGCCAGCCTTATCGATATCAACGTGTTTGATAACCCGTTGAATCTTTCCTTCATCCGCTAAGACTTCTAATTTTTCAGACACGGCGTCTTCAAAGTTTTTAGACCCTTGGCAACGGAAGTTGATGTATTCTGTCACCTTAATCGGCGCATCATCCTGGCCGTATTTAATAGCCCGTTTATCCGTAACCTTGTCTAAATCTAGTTTTTCGGCCCCGAAATCATAGTCTTCTGTTGCAGTAGCTGTTTGGTAAGCAGCGTTAAACCATTCGCGGATAGTCTCGTTGTCTTCGTGCTCATCAAAGGCTTGGCCAAATACATAGGCAGTTGGCACTGTTTTGGCGCCTACTTCAACCGCTTCAGCTTTAATGGCTTCTTGGGTATCATCGTTGTCTTGTTTGGTGTAACCTAATTGGTTTTCAGCATATGCTGCTACACCCGCTTCGTCTAATTCCGTCCATTCTTGACGAGTCGCAAACATCTCTGTTAGCTGCTTAAAGGCATTTTCCGGGTCATCGTAAGTCAGGTAACTATGCATTACATTCCCTTTACGCAAGTGACCAGTTGGGCGGTCTAAGGGCTTCACAATATATTGTACTTTGCCCGCTTCAACGAATTCTTGAATAATCGCCGTATTTTGTTGTTCGAATTTCCGTGAAAAAGGACATTCTACGTTTAAGTAGGCATATAGTTTTACCGGTGCGTCTGCTTTCCCGTAACGAAATCCTAGGTCATCTGAAACTATTGAGAAATCAATATTTGTTGCATCCATTTTATTACACGTCCTTTGTACTTTTAATACCCTTATCTTAACGAAGTTTCCTCGTCATGCCAAAAATATCAACTCGAAGCCATCAAAAAAGCCTGCCAGAATAACTGACAGACGCATGTTTTTAGAATAAGGTATTTTGTACTTTGAATTCGCGTTTAAACCACCATCTGCCGGCTAAACCTAGGACTGCTAGGGCTAGGTAAGCGAATACTGGTAATTCTGGGTTAATACCCGCTGGCAGAAATTCAGTTAGGGAAATGAGTAAGATCCAAGCTAATAGAACAGCTACTGAAATCAAGATGTAGCGCATAGTGCCGCGTTCTTTCTTCGGTTTAGACATATCTGGTTGATTTGTTGTCAGAACTGCCATTGCTAGCCCCCCAACAATAAAGTTCAAGATCAAGGTGAATAAACCAGCTGGGCCTGATGAGGCATTTTCTGAACCGATTAATAAGGTCAATCCAGAAATACCCGCGAATACACCACCAATTAATAAGCCACCTTCAACCCAGTAGTGCCAGAACGGGCTGTCGCCTGCTTGAACTGCCCCATTATCGTCGTTAGGGTTTTGGTGTAGTTCTTGGGCGTAAGTTGTTGGTGTGCCGTATAATTGTTTGGCAGTAACCCCTTTGTCTTGCTCTTCAATAAGAGTATGCAACATTTGATTTTCTTTTAAGTCGATATCACCATCGTAACCCAAAGCATTGATTTCATTCATAAATTTGATCATAAATTCTTGGTTACGTTTGGTTAAACCCGCGTATAGGCCTTCGCGTTCGTCTTTGATGCGTTGGCGGGTTGCTTTTTCAGCCGCTTCACGTTCAGCTTGAATTTCAGCTCTCGATTTTTTCTCATTTCCTAATGCCATTGTTGGTCAAATCTCCTTTTGCCTGAATGATCTTAAACGTTAAATCTAAATAGTAAGATATCGCCATCTTTCACAACGTAGTCCTTACCTTCAGAACGGTAGCGACCTGCTTCTTTGGCTGCTTTTTCACTACCATAAGTCAGTAAATCTTCATAAGATAAGGTTTCTGCACGGATAAAGCCTTTTTCAAAGTCTGAGTGAATGACGCCCGCTGCTTGTGGGGCTTTCATGCCCTTTTTGAAGGTCCAAGCGCGTACTTCTTGTTCACCGGCAGTAAAGTAAGTTTCAAGACCTAATAAAGTGTAAGCGCGTTGGATTAAACGGTCTAATCCAGATACTTCCATCCCCAAGTCTTCCATGAACATTTCACGGTCTTCATCATCCAATGACGCCAATTCTTCTTCGATTTGCGCTGAAACAATTACCACTTCAGCATCCTCTTCACTTGCAATACCGCGTACGATTTCAACATAGTCGTTACCAGTTGCTGCATCATCCTCGTTTACGTTCGCTACGTATAAGATTGGTTTTGTTGTCAAAAGGAACATGCGGTCAATAAATGGCTGTTCTTCTTCAGTAAAAGTCACTGTTCGAGCTGATTTACCAGCTTCAAGCACTTCTTTTACCTTAGCTAGAGCGTTTGCTTCAACGATTGCATCATGGTCTTTTGATTTAGCCATTTTTACTGCTTTTTCGTAGCGTTTATTGACTGTTTCTAAGTCAGATAAGATTAACTCTAGGTTAATTGTTTCAATATCGTCAGCGGGATCTACTTTTCCAGAAACATGGGTGATATTCCCATCTTCAAAGCAACGAACCACGTGGATAATCGCATCTACTTCGCGAATATTGGCTAAGAATTTGTTTCCTAAACCTTCACCCTTACTTGCCCCTTTAACAATTCCGGCAATATCCGTAAATTCAAAAGTTGTTGGGACAGTTTTCTTTGGTACGTAGAATTCAGTAAGTGTTTGTAGACGGCTATCTGGTACCTCTACAACCCCCACATTCGGGTCGATTGTTGCAAAGGGATAGTTTGCGGCTTCTACTTGAGATTTTGTGATTGCATTAAATAAGGTAGATTTTCCAACGTTTGGTAATCCTACGATTCCGGCAGTTAAGGCCATTTCTTCACGCTACTTTCTTTATTAAGGGTATTTTTTCTTTATTTCTATCATTATAAGTCATTCTGATAATTGAAAACTCGAACACATCAGACCAATATAGGCAAAACGGGTGTTAATCCCTAGTTATTGTCTGCTGGTTGAATGATTTTTTTCATTTTCTTTTCAAATTCACGTCGTGGCATCATGACAGATTGGCCACAACCTTGGCATTTAATGCGGATATCCGCACCTAAACGAATGATTTTCCAGGCATTTTCACCACACGGGTGTTGTTTTTTCATTTGCACGATATCGTGCATGCCATATTCTTTGTCTCCCAAGACATACACCTCTAATCTTCAAATTTAATATTCAAAATATCTAGAATACGGGTTAAATCTTCTTCAGAAAGGTATTCGATTTCGATTTTGCCACGTTTTCCGCGATTATTGATTTGGACATTCGTCCCAAATTTATCCATTAACCGGTCTTCGCTTTCACGGATATAAGGTGGCACGACTTCTTTCTTGTCGCCGTCTTTTTTAATATCCTTGTCCGCTGGCTGGTTTAAGGCTTGCACCATTTTCTCCAATTGGCGAACGGTAATGCCTTCTGCAACAACCTTCTTAGCTAAACTTGATTGGTCTTTTTTTGATTTTAACCCTAAAATAGTCCGGGCTTGACCTGCTGATAAGGCACCTGATTGCACTAGGGCTTTGATATCGTCACTCAAACCTAGTAAACGTAAATGGTTGGTAATATAAGTTCTGGATTTCCCAAGGCGTTTAGCAGCTTCATCTTGCGTAATGGCTAAAACATCAATCAATTGTTGGTAAGCCATAGCTTCTTCTAGAGCTGTTAGGTCTTCACGTTGTAAGTTCTCGATGATAGACGCTTCGATCATCTGTTCATCAGAAAATTCACGTACAATGGCTGGAACGGTCGTTAAACCGGCGATTTTAGACGCACGAAAACGACGTTCACCAGCAATAATTTCATACCCTTTCACCGCAGATTTACGTAGGGTAATCGGCTGAAAAATGCCTTGCTCTTGAATAGATTTGGCCAAGTCGTTCAAGGCCTCTTCATCAAATTGATGTCGGGGTTGGTAAGGGTTTGGACGGATATCTTCAACACTGATCTCCTGCACCATTTTGTCAGTCGCAGGGGCTTCAATAGTCGCTTCACTTGCAGTTTGCTTACTTGTTTCAGCTGTATCTTTTACGTCAACTTGCTCTTGGTCTGTCTCATCCTGGGTAAAAAGTGTTTCGCCACCAAAAAAGGCATCAATCCCACGGCCAAGTCCCTTATTCTGCTTATTTGTTTGTTTCGCCATTATTTTCTAGCACTTCCTTTGCCAATTCCAGATACACTTCAGCGCCACGTGAACGAATATCATAATCAATGATGGATTGTCCATATGATGGTGCTTCAGACAAGCGCACATTTCGCGGAATCAAGGTCGTATACACTGCTTGACCAAAGTACTTCCGGACTTCTTCTACAACTTCGTTCGATAAGTTTGTTCTTGCATCATACATTGTCATTAAAACACCTTCAATTTTTAAGCTTGCATTGAAGTGTTTTTGAACTAATTGGATTGTGTTCAATAATTGACTTAATCCTTCTAAGGCGTAGTATTCACTTTGTACTGGAATCAATACAGAATCAGCACTGGTGAAGGCATTGATTGTCAAGTGACCTAGTGAAGGCGGACAGTCAATGAAGATATAGTCATAGTCATTTCTAATTGGTTGGATGGCTTCTTTCATCTTCTGTTCACGGTGGGAGATGCTGGTTAACTCAACCTCAGCCCCTGCCAATGAAATTGTTGCCGGTACAACAGAAAGGTTCTCGCGTGATGAAGATACTACCGCATCTTTTACGGCAACTTCGTTAATCAACACGTCATAGATGCTGTTTTCAACAGAACCTTTAGCAATCCCTAGACCACTCGTCGCATTCCCTTGCGCATCACTATCGATTAATAAAATTTTCTTTCCTTGATAGGCAAGTGCGGATGCTAAGTTGACAGTTGTTGTTGTCTTCCCGACACCACCTTTTTGATTGGCGACTGCGATTACTTTACCCATTTTCTAACCCCCTGCGTTGTATACATCATTTTCAATAAAAAAGGAACGGAATGCGTTTCCGTTCCTTTCGCATTCATTCAAAATAGTTTGGCCTATTTTTCGCAATATTATGCTTGTCATGTCGTTTATTCTTTACCATTGTACCAAAAAAGCCTCTATATTGTTTAAAGAATTCTATTATCAAATAAAATACTTTTGCTGCGTATAGCTTTCTCTTAACTATAATGGACTTTTCGCTGGTTTTCCTGGCTTACGCGGATATTTATTTGGTGTTTCTTTTGGTTTTTCAATTCGTAGAATATGACGTTCGCCTGCTTCAGCTGGTAAGTCAAATTGAATATCTTCCACAAACTTACCACCTAAAATAGCAATGGCATGTTTGGCTTCTTCAATTTCATCGTCTGATTTTTGAGCTTTCATAGCTAGAAATTGGCCGTCCTTTTTCACTAAAGGTAGACAAAATTCCGCTAATAAGTTCAAGCGGGCTACTGCTCTAGCTGTTGCAAAGTCGAATTGGTCGCGGAATTGTGGGTTTTGACCAAAGATTTCAGCGCGATCGTGGTAGGCATGCACACCTTCTAAACCAAGTTCATTCACCACTTCATTGATAAAGTTGATGCGTTTATTCAATGAATCAACGATGGTGATGTCTAAGTTTGGCAAGGCAATTTTCAATGGGATACTTGGGAAACCAGCTCCTGAACCCACATCTACCAAGCGATATTCCTGATCAGCCATCTCTACATGCATGGCTACAGTCAGCGAATCATAGAAATGCTTCAAATACACTTCTTCTAATGCCGTAATCGCTGTTAAATTGATTTTCTCATTCCATTCAACTAATAACTCGAAATAGCGGTTAAATTGTGCCATTTGTTGGTCATTTAGTTGGATCCCCGCTTCAGCGAGGCTACTTTTAAATTGTTCTGGATTCATAATCGTCTACTTTCTATATTGAATTCTGAGGGTATTGAAGACTTGGTCTAATGGTTTCCCATTCTTTCATTTCAGTTACATGGAAAATAACACGTTCTAGTATATGAATACGCCTTTTCCGTTCAATTTCCAATGTTTTCTCAATCAAATTATAGCATAGCCCGCTTTTTAAAAGAAGATAAGGTCCTTGAAGAACACAAATTAGAAAAGTCCCTAAATGGTTCCCATCACAGACCATTTGGCTGTAAACATAATGCACTATAGATGATAAATCACAAAAAGCTATCCCTATTTTCTGGGATAGCTTTTTTAATGTACTTACTGGTTAAACACGTGCTACATGCCCGCCTTGTAAGTAAACCATAATAATGGAGACATCTGCTGGATTTACCCCTGATACACGACTGGCTTGTGCTAAAGTACGTGGGCCGATTTCTTTCAATCGTTGACGTGCTTCGGTGGCTAAGCTGTCGATGGCATCCCAATCGATGTCGGCTGGAATTTCTTTTTGCTCTAAACGATGTAATTTTTCTACTTTACGTTGTTCTTTAACAATATAACCAGCATATTTGATTTGGATTTCAACTTGTTCTAATACTTGACGTGATAAATCCTTGTCGCTTGGGGCGAATTTAAGGATATCATCAATTTTAAGCTCTGGACGACGTAGTAAGTCGCTCGCCATGATTCCATCTTTTAAGGCTGCAGAATTTTTCTCTGCAAGGTAGTCTTGTAATTCTTGAGTTGGTTTCAAGCGAACATTGGCTAAACGGTCTAACTCTTCAGCAACCTCTGCTTGGTTTGATTTGTATAAGTTGTATTGTTCTTCAGAGACTAAACCAAATTCATAACCTTTTTCAGTTAAACGAGTATCAGCGTTGTCATGACGTAATAATAAACGGTATTCAGCGCGTGATGTTAATAATCGATACGGTTCAGTTGTCCCTTTTGTGACTAAATCATCGATCATTACCCCAATATAGCCTTGGTCACGGCCGATAACAAAAGGTTCTTCGCCGCGGATTTTAAGGACGGCGTTAATCCCTGCGTATAAACCTTGACCAGCAGCTTCTTCATAACCAGAAGTACCGTTTGTTTGACCAGCTGTAAATAAGTTGGCCACTTGTTTAGTCTCTAAGTTCACTTTCAATTGGTTTGGTTTCACCACATCGTACTCAATGGCGTAGCCGTTACGCATGATACGTGCGTTTTCCAAGCCTTTAACTGAATGAATCATATCATTTTGCACGTCTTCTGGTAGTGAAGTTGAAAGTCCTTGGACATAGATTTCTTCGTTGTCTAACCCTTCAGGTTCAAGGAAGATTTGGTGTTTTGGTTTATCTGCAAAACGCACAATCTTATCTTCAATTGACGGGCAGTAACGGGCACCTACACCCTCAACGATCCCTGTAAACATCGGTGCACGATGTAAGTTTTCACGAATCGTTTCATGAGTTGCTTCATTGGTATAAGTCAAGAAACATGGGACTTGGTCTACTAATGGTAAGTAATCCGCGTCTTTGGACATGAATGAAAAATGATTCGGCGCATCATCACCCGGTTGGATTTCCGTTGCATCATAGTTGATCGTACGTTTGTCCACGCGTGGCGGTGTACCAGTTTTAAAGCGGGCAATATCAAAGCCGTATTTTTCCGCCATATTCCTAGTCAATTTCTCAGCTGGTTGCGAGTTGTTGGGACCTGAAGAATATTTTAATTCCCCAATAATAATTTCACCACGGGCTGCCGTACCAGTTGTCAAAATAACAGCATCTGCACGGTAAATAGCACCTGTGTTGGTGATAATCCCTTTAACCGTATCATCTTCAATAATCAAGTCGTCTACTAAACCTTGACGTAGGGTTAAGTGGTCTTGGTTTTCGATAGTTTTACGCATTTCTTTGGCGTATTCATCTTTATCTGCTTGCGCACGTAAGGCACGGACAGCCGGTCCCTTACCTGTATTCAGCATACGCATTTGGATATAGGTTTTATCAATATTGCGGCCCATTTCACCACCAAGGGCGTCGATTTCTCTGACAACTACTCCTTTAGCTGGTCCCCCAATTGACGGGTTACATGGCATAAAGGCAACCATATCAATGTTAATCGTAATCAACATGGTTTCAGCGCCCATACGCGCTGCGGCTAAGGCTGCTTCACTCCCTGCATGCCCAGCACCAACTACAATGACATCATATTTGCCTGCTTCATAAGTTTGCATCATCTCATCCTTTCTACTCTTCTTTTATTTACCTAAACAGAATTGACTGAATAGTTGTGTTAATAGTTCATCCGGTGCATTTTCACCAATAATTTCACCTAAAATCTCCCAAGCACGGGTAAAGTCGATTTGAATCAAATCAACGGGCATGCCCATATCAATCCCGTTTCTCACTTCGTCTAATGATTGACTAGCTTTTTGTAAAAGGTCTATATGGCGGGCGTTAGAAACATAAGTCGCGTCCTTTTCCCCTGATTGACCTGAGAAGAAGTAGTCTGCAATTTTCTCCTCTAAAGCGTCAATACCTTCTTGAGTCATCATAGACGTGGCAATGATTTCGTCCTCTTCAACCCACTCTAACAGGGATTCTTTTAAAAGTTGGCTTGGTAAATCAATCTTATTCATGATAATAATTCGTTTATGGTCTTGGGTTAAGGATAAAAGCTCACGATCACCAGCGGTTAAGGCTTCAGATTGGTTGAGCAATAATAACACCAATTCTGCTTCCATTAAGGCCTTCTTCGACCGTTCCACACCAATACGTTCCACCACATCTTCTGTGTCACGAATACCCGCTGTATCCACCAATTTCAAGGGTACCCCGCGGATATTGATATATTCTTCAACCGTGTCACGCGTTGTACCTTCAATATCCGTTACAATGGCCTTTTCTTCTCTTAATAAGGCATTCAGTAAGGAAGATTTCCCCACATTTGGACGACCCACAATGGCAGTTGAAATCCCGTCACGCAAGATTTTTCCTTGTTTAGCGGTTGATAATAAGCCATCGATTCGGTCCTTGATAATAGTTGTTTTCTCGCCCAATAATTTAAGGGTCATTTCTTCCACATCGTCGTATTCCGGGTAGTCAATGTTTACTTCAACTTGCGCCAATGTATTTAAGATGTCTTGACGTAAATTTTCGATTAAATTGGATAATTTTCCGTCCAACTGCTTCACAGCTAAATCCATTGACCGGTCCGTCTTGGCACGGATTAAATCCATCACAGCTTCTGCTTGGGTTAAGTCAATCCGCCCGTTGATAAAGGCACGTTTGGTGAATTCACCTGGTTCTGCTAGGGTAGCCCCTTCCCGCAAAACAAGTTCCAGCACGCGATTTGTCGCCACAATCCCACCATGGGTATTAATCTCAACAATATCTTCACGCGTAAATGTTTTTGGTTCACGCATAACAGACACCATCACTTCGTCAATCTCTTGACCATCTTTTGGATCCACAATATGGCCATAGTGAATGGTATGACTATCTTGCGTACTCAGTTTTTTCTGACCTAATTTATAAACCTTATCTGCAATCGCTAGTGCGTCATCACCTGAAAGACGGACAATCCCAATCGCACCTTCGCCCGGTGCCGATGAAATAGCCGCAATTGTATCAAAACCACGAGTAATCATGAATATGTTCCTTTCTATCTAAATTTATCTACTATTGTTTATATTTGTGCAAATAAAAAAGCGCCCAATCTACCCCTCCCATGACCTGGTCGGACTAGAAAGACACTTTGACTGTCAAACTACTTTTTTATACATTCGGTATTATACGCAATCTCCATTTAAAAGTAAACAATAAAGTCTGCATTGAAGCAGAATATTTAAAGGCACAAATAAGGGGTATAGCACGACTGCCATACCCCTTAGCGTTATATGTTTTACTCTTCAATCATACTGGCGTTCATGACCGATTCGGGAATTTCAAATACTGGATTGGCTTCATTCAACCCTACTAGTCCGTCGATTTCAATAGGATCGCCATCGATACGCGGTTCAATATGGTCTGCATTATAGTAGCTCTTCGAACTAGCCATGATACTATTGAGCTTTTGCATACCCCATTCGTCATCCGCCAAAGCTATAATACCAGACGAAAAGTCGACATAAAGCGTCTTTTCAAATGTTTCTTCATTTGTTTCAGTTGTTAAGCTTTGAATTGCTGCATCCGCTGGTAA encodes:
- the guaB gene encoding IMP dehydrogenase, with product MTTAWENKFAKEGLTFDDVLLLPAHSEVLPNEVDLGVQLAPNLKLNIPILSASMDTVTDASMAIAMARQGGLGIIHKNMTIAQQADEVRKVKRSESGVISDPFYLFPESSVKEAVALMGRYRISGVPIINNEEDHKLLGILTNRDIRFLENHDQAIENVMTKDDLVVAPQGTSLEEASHILYENRIEKLLLVDDQGRLTGLVTIKDIERVTDYPNSAKDAKGRLIVGAAVGVTSDTFERVAALLEAGADAIVIDTAHGHSAGVLRKIAQIRQEFPEATLIAGNVATAEGTRALYEAGVDVVKVGIGPGSICTTRVVAGVGVPQITAVYDAASVANEYGKTIIADGGIKFSGDIVKALAAGGHAVMLGSMLAGTDEAPGELEIFQGRQFKTYRGMGSLGAMKKGSADRYFQGEVNEANKLVPEGIEGRVAYKGSVSGIIFQLLGGIESGMGYCGAATVEDLRQHAQFIRMTGAGLIESHPHDVQITKEAPNYSRG
- a CDS encoding thioredoxin domain-containing protein encodes the protein MTFQTDKITYQDAIKLGKDTAKVKVVEYYNLACPDALNYQEQFAFFLDPLIQTGQVQRILKHYDKTSPRLQKGNLVHDYIDYDNQEAAYTVANQYLRSQNDWARLDLDKVEAYLAQQGRVQQDNSELAARVFEEAQAVGVDAVPTIFIEDHAFVETVDPEAFKQAIMERI
- a CDS encoding thioredoxin domain-containing protein, giving the protein MDATNIDFSIVSDDLGFRYGKADAPVKLYAYLNVECPFSRKFEQQNTAIIQEFVEAGKVQYIVKPLDRPTGHLRKGNVMHSYLTYDDPENAFKQLTEMFATRQEWTELDEAGVAAYAENQLGYTKQDNDDTQEAIKAEAVEVGAKTVPTAYVFGQAFDEHEDNETIREWFNAAYQTATATEDYDFGAEKLDLDKVTDKRAIKYGQDDAPIKVTEYINFRCQGSKNFEDAVSEKLEVLADEGKIQRVIKHVDIDKAGLAKGEVINRFVDYKDQEKAYKQFKEIFARHGEWKTTDFGGIVDYAIETLSYQYQGNRLQNDVVKAEFEALGGTATPTIVVNNDKAFVGPNAAAELIDYLDEQIAQ
- a CDS encoding DUF1129 domain-containing protein, giving the protein MALGNEKKSRAEIQAEREAAEKATRQRIKDEREGLYAGLTKRNQEFMIKFMNEINALGYDGDIDLKENQMLHTLIEEQDKGVTAKQLYGTPTTYAQELHQNPNDDNGAVQAGDSPFWHYWVEGGLLIGGVFAGISGLTLLIGSENASSGPAGLFTLILNFIVGGLAMAVLTTNQPDMSKPKKERGTMRYILISVAVLLAWILLISLTEFLPAGINPELPVFAYLALAVLGLAGRWWFKREFKVQNTLF
- the ychF gene encoding redox-regulated ATPase YchF, which translates into the protein MALTAGIVGLPNVGKSTLFNAITKSQVEAANYPFATIDPNVGVVEVPDSRLQTLTEFYVPKKTVPTTFEFTDIAGIVKGASKGEGLGNKFLANIREVDAIIHVVRCFEDGNITHVSGKVDPADDIETINLELILSDLETVNKRYEKAVKMAKSKDHDAIVEANALAKVKEVLEAGKSARTVTFTEEEQPFIDRMFLLTTKPILYVANVNEDDAATGNDYVEIVRGIASEEDAEVVIVSAQIEEELASLDDEDREMFMEDLGMEVSGLDRLIQRAYTLLGLETYFTAGEQEVRAWTFKKGMKAPQAAGVIHSDFEKGFIRAETLSYEDLLTYGSEKAAKEAGRYRSEGKDYVVKDGDILLFRFNV
- a CDS encoding DUF951 domain-containing protein; the encoded protein is MGDKEYGMHDIVQMKKQHPCGENAWKIIRLGADIRIKCQGCGQSVMMPRREFEKKMKKIIQPADNN
- a CDS encoding ParB/RepB/Spo0J family partition protein; translated protein: MAKQTNKQNKGLGRGIDAFFGGETLFTQDETDQEQVDVKDTAETSKQTASEATIEAPATDKMVQEISVEDIRPNPYQPRHQFDEEALNDLAKSIQEQGIFQPITLRKSAVKGYEIIAGERRFRASKIAGLTTVPAIVREFSDEQMIEASIIENLQREDLTALEEAMAYQQLIDVLAITQDEAAKRLGKSRTYITNHLRLLGLSDDIKALVQSGALSAGQARTILGLKSKKDQSSLAKKVVAEGITVRQLEKMVQALNQPADKDIKKDGDKKEVVPPYIRESEDRLMDKFGTNVQINNRGKRGKIEIEYLSEEDLTRILDILNIKFED
- a CDS encoding ParA family protein; this translates as MGKVIAVANQKGGVGKTTTTVNLASALAYQGKKILLIDSDAQGNATSGLGIAKGSVENSIYDVLINEVAVKDAVVSSSRENLSVVPATISLAGAEVELTSISHREQKMKEAIQPIRNDYDYIFIDCPPSLGHLTINAFTSADSVLIPVQSEYYALEGLSQLLNTIQLVQKHFNASLKIEGVLMTMYDARTNLSNEVVEEVRKYFGQAVYTTLIPRNVRLSEAPSYGQSIIDYDIRSRGAEVYLELAKEVLENNGETNK
- the rsmG gene encoding 16S rRNA (guanine(527)-N(7))-methyltransferase RsmG codes for the protein MNPEQFKSSLAEAGIQLNDQQMAQFNRYFELLVEWNEKINLTAITALEEVYLKHFYDSLTVAMHVEMADQEYRLVDVGSGAGFPSIPLKIALPNLDITIVDSLNKRINFINEVVNELGLEGVHAYHDRAEIFGQNPQFRDQFDFATARAVARLNLLAEFCLPLVKKDGQFLAMKAQKSDDEIEEAKHAIAILGGKFVEDIQFDLPAEAGERHILRIEKPKETPNKYPRKPGKPAKSPL